Proteins encoded together in one bacterium window:
- a CDS encoding metalloenzyme: protein MVFLDGVGIGKKDFQFNPFFKYGFKSIENIFVDIPSIKNQFLSNGTHYLFPTDANLGVEGLPQSGTGQASLFCGFNAPKFVGKHFGPYPYSSTIPILVKDSLLIYYRDKFKSSYFANAYPQVFFDYVESGRTRLSVTTTTCTLAGIKLNRVNDVRTGKALTAELTNERWNQRLGYKLKVIKPGTAARRLLKIAGQFKFTLYEYYMSDHLGHLRHPNEFNKLFTELDEFLYTLLNEVDSKEMTLIVCSDHGNLEDLSVKTHTRNPALTITAGKSARQIAESVKDITQIKSAIIKFCK from the coding sequence ATGGTTTTTCTTGATGGAGTTGGTATCGGTAAAAAAGATTTTCAGTTCAATCCATTCTTTAAATACGGATTCAAATCGATTGAAAATATTTTTGTAGATATTCCATCAATCAAAAATCAGTTTCTATCAAACGGTACTCATTACCTGTTTCCGACTGACGCAAATTTAGGAGTTGAAGGATTACCTCAAAGCGGAACTGGGCAAGCATCATTGTTCTGCGGATTTAATGCACCAAAATTTGTCGGAAAACATTTTGGACCATATCCATATTCTTCAACTATTCCGATCTTGGTAAAAGACAGCCTTCTTATTTATTACAGAGATAAATTTAAGAGCAGCTACTTTGCCAACGCATATCCACAAGTCTTTTTTGATTATGTTGAATCCGGAAGAACAAGATTGAGTGTAACTACGACGACCTGTACATTAGCAGGTATAAAATTAAATCGTGTAAATGATGTGAGGACCGGAAAAGCACTGACAGCAGAATTAACAAATGAAAGATGGAATCAGCGGCTTGGTTACAAGCTTAAAGTAATTAAACCAGGAACCGCGGCACGTAGATTATTGAAAATTGCTGGTCAGTTCAAGTTCACTCTTTATGAATACTATATGAGCGATCATCTCGGGCATTTACGGCATCCGAATGAATTTAATAAGCTGTTCACTGAATTGGATGAATTTTTATATACACTGCTCAATGAAGTCGATTCTAAAGAAATGACATTGATTGTTTGCTCTGATCACGGGAACCTTGAAGATTTATCTGTCAAGACACATACAAGAAATCCTGCGTTGACAATAACTGCTGGAAAATCAGCACGACAAATTGCTGAGTCAGTAAAGGACATCACACAGATTAAAAGTGCAATAATTAAATTCTGCAAATGA
- a CDS encoding D-tyrosyl-tRNA(Tyr) deacylase gives MRAVVQRVRSASVTIPEQNYHQEIEKGLLILLGIKVGDTIDDVNFVADKCANLRIFEDAEDKMNKSLKDVDGEVMVISQFTLYGETAKGNRPSFIDAARPDEAVPLYKKFIERLKLNLDEEKVKTGIFGAMMDIQLVNYGPVTVLVESKKESK, from the coding sequence ATGAGAGCAGTTGTTCAAAGAGTCAGATCAGCTTCGGTTACAATCCCGGAACAAAACTATCATCAGGAAATCGAAAAGGGTTTGCTCATCCTCCTCGGGATTAAAGTTGGTGATACAATCGATGATGTGAATTTTGTTGCTGATAAATGTGCGAACCTCAGAATCTTCGAGGATGCTGAGGATAAAATGAATAAATCATTGAAAGATGTTGATGGTGAAGTGATGGTGATCTCACAATTCACACTTTACGGAGAAACCGCAAAAGGCAATCGTCCGAGTTTTATTGATGCTGCAAGACCTGATGAAGCCGTTCCTCTTTATAAAAAATTTATTGAGCGATTAAAACTGAATCTGGACGAAGAAAAAGTTAAAACAGGAATCTTCGGTGCGATGATGGATATTCAGTTAGTCAACTACGGTCCGGTTACAGTATTAGTTGAATCAAAAAAAGAATCGAAATAG
- the prmC gene encoding peptide chain release factor N(5)-glutamine methyltransferase — protein MITVLEAIKLSTEYLSKKGIDSPRINAELLLADVIKCKRLDLYLTFDRPLAEEELNKYRELIKRRAGFEPLQYITGTVEFYGLELKINPSVLIPRPETELLVENILNIFSKEADLNILDIGTGSGNIPITLAYHLPKAQIIATDINAEALILAKENASKYNLSDRIRFMQHDILKEDMDKFPEFDLVVSNPPYVSLESFSSLQKEIKDYEPKTAVTDGSDGLSFYRVIVQKASPKIKEGGKLFFEMAQGQYDDVKDLMIKNNFSHIEVVKDYQNIERIISGEKL, from the coding sequence ATGATCACCGTACTCGAAGCAATAAAACTTTCCACAGAATACCTAAGCAAAAAGGGAATTGATTCTCCGAGAATAAATGCTGAACTGCTACTTGCTGATGTTATCAAATGCAAAAGACTTGATCTCTACCTTACTTTCGACAGACCTCTCGCCGAAGAAGAGTTAAATAAATATCGTGAATTAATAAAGAGGAGAGCCGGTTTTGAACCGCTTCAATATATCACTGGAACAGTTGAATTTTACGGACTTGAACTAAAAATTAATCCATCTGTTTTGATACCAAGACCGGAAACTGAACTACTAGTTGAAAATATTTTAAATATTTTTTCAAAAGAAGCTGATCTGAATATACTTGATATTGGAACCGGTAGCGGAAATATTCCGATCACACTTGCGTATCATTTACCAAAAGCACAAATAATAGCTACAGACATAAATGCTGAAGCTTTAATTTTGGCAAAAGAAAATGCTTCAAAGTATAATTTGTCAGATAGAATTAGATTTATGCAGCATGATATTTTAAAAGAAGATATGGATAAATTTCCCGAGTTTGATTTAGTAGTTTCAAATCCACCTTATGTTTCTTTAGAAAGTTTCTCTTCTCTTCAAAAAGAAATTAAGGACTATGAACCAAAAACTGCTGTTACTGATGGATCGGACGGTTTATCGTTTTACCGAGTAATCGTACAAAAAGCTTCTCCAAAAATAAAAGAAGGAGGGAAATTGTTTTTTGAAATGGCACAAGGTCAGTACGATGATGTTAAAGATTTAATGATTAAAAATAATTTTTCTCATATTGAAGTAGTGAAAGATTATCAGAACATAGAAAGAATTATTTCAGGTGAAAAATTATGA